CGCATTATCTCAGTCTGCGATTTTTTATTCGTGTGCACCCCACGATGTTTAACTCTCCTTCTCTTCAAGTTCCTTTCCTGAGCCAAAAGCTCCAGATAGGATGATCTACCAGCTTCATCTCGATGCCTGCGTACCATAAAGTTCAGATTAACGCGGCAAAATGgcgaataaaatcattttattagTAAAAACATATCAATTACTGAAAGTAAATAGTCACTCACGTTCTATTGAGGTCAGCAATGTCTTCTCCAATATCTGGGGGCTCTGTATGGGATACCACGTAGTCGTAGAGGATTCTTCGTTCCTCGGGGGTAAAATCACTTAACAGTCTGTCTGAGGTGCGTGGAATCAACCGACTGTCCTCacctatttcaattttttcaatgaagacAACAAAATAAGAGGAATTACTGGGGCAAATGctcacgtgaaaaaaaaaattagttcaggaattattttaaaaaatgaaacagaTATCCTCGATATTCTCTGATTTTCCTTTCTGTTGTCATTGAAAAGAATCGAGGAAAGATATTTGAGAATTCAAGTAGAATATttacagaaaatatttttatggggaAAATAAGTTGTCAAGGATtcactgacattttttttcgtacgtgCTGCATTGCCATGAAGTAATGACGAACAGTATTTGAGTTTCAAAGGATATAAAAAAAGGATATAGCAAGTCCTGTGCAAGAATTATCATAATCACTATCCTctgtaaaaaatccaaatatttagaaatttaTCTGGAATGTTCTAGTGGAGTTATTTCTGAGTTTACCTTCTGTGGCAGGTGCACCGGGGGGCTTTGTCTCCTGGAGAATTTCctgtatgattttttcatctgcAAAGGGACATCACGAGCACTTTTTTACATCTTtgcttatttaattaattaaaattaatttaaaatctaCTAATTACCCAATTTTATACAAGTGGGTGCATCGGGGGGGACTGAAGCCGTCGATAAAGGTACATCGTCTCTGCTGTATCCTTCAGCTTTCCAGAGACAACTTTCAATATGATTGTCTACGCTTTCAGGATGCAGTCGGTGCGAGGAGTTGAATGGGCAGATTATTGAAGGAGAAATCTAGAAAAAGAGTGTtcaatgttaaaaaaattcacttgatTTCATAATAATAAAGATAACCTACATCTGCAATGCTCCTCTCGCTCCACCCCACCTTCAACAATATTCCATTCAACTCATTTTTCGTATTTGTAGTGAAATTTGTGAGGAGATCGATCTCTTGGTCACGACTTATCAAACTGTCTTCCATTGTCA
This genomic interval from Diachasmimorpha longicaudata isolate KC_UGA_2023 chromosome 4, iyDiaLong2, whole genome shotgun sequence contains the following:
- the LOC135161473 gene encoding U11/U12 small nuclear ribonucleoprotein 48 kDa protein-like isoform X2 encodes the protein MEDSLISRDQEIDLLTNFTTNTKNELNGILLKISPSIICPFNSSHRLHPESVDNHIESCLWKAEGYSRDDVPLSTASVPPDAPTCIKLDEKIIQEILQETKPPGAPATEGEDSRLIPRTSDRLLSDFTPEERRILYDYVVSHTEPPDIGEDIADLNRTHRDEAGRSSYLELLAQERNLKRRRVKHRGVHTNKKSQTEIMREVIHQQMEMLSEYLVEKNQSTEVLSNAGDDRGPRNGVEPVKEDKRDTRDRSHSRYDRKSRNIRRDSDDFISSERTKHSKHSKSSRSRPHSQGRKKHKKHQRSCSRDRDRHKSGFRNRSRSREERHSRKRRRSP
- the LOC135161473 gene encoding U11/U12 small nuclear ribonucleoprotein 48 kDa protein-like isoform X1, with amino-acid sequence MEDSLISRDQEIDLLTNFTTNTKNELNGILLKVGWSERSIADISPSIICPFNSSHRLHPESVDNHIESCLWKAEGYSRDDVPLSTASVPPDAPTCIKLDEKIIQEILQETKPPGAPATEGEDSRLIPRTSDRLLSDFTPEERRILYDYVVSHTEPPDIGEDIADLNRTHRDEAGRSSYLELLAQERNLKRRRVKHRGVHTNKKSQTEIMREVIHQQMEMLSEYLVEKNQSTEVLSNAGDDRGPRNGVEPVKEDKRDTRDRSHSRYDRKSRNIRRDSDDFISSERTKHSKHSKSSRSRPHSQGRKKHKKHQRSCSRDRDRHKSGFRNRSRSREERHSRKRRRSP